The following coding sequences lie in one Pseudoxanthomonas sp. SE1 genomic window:
- the rpsM gene encoding 30S ribosomal protein S13, producing MARIAGVNLPAQKHVWVGLQSIFGIGRTRSKKVCEAAGVASTTKIRDLSEPEVERLRAEVGKYVVEGDLRREVGIAIKRLMDLGCYRGLRHRRGLPLRGQRTRTNARTRKGPRKAIKK from the coding sequence ATGGCGCGTATTGCAGGTGTCAACCTGCCTGCCCAGAAGCATGTCTGGGTCGGTTTGCAAAGCATTTTCGGCATTGGCCGTACCCGTTCCAAGAAGGTCTGCGAAGCCGCCGGCGTCGCCTCGACCACCAAGATCCGCGACCTGTCGGAGCCGGAAGTCGAGCGCCTGCGCGCCGAAGTCGGCAAGTACGTGGTCGAGGGCGACCTGCGCCGTGAAGTCGGCATCGCGATCAAGCGCCTGATGGACCTGGGTTGCTATCGCGGTCTGCGCCATCGCCGCGGCCTGCCGCTGCGTGGCCAGCGCACCCGCACCAATGCCCGTACCCGCAAGGGTCCGCGCAAAGCCATCAAGAAGTAA
- a CDS encoding amidase gives MRRSLLPLGLMLALAACQPATTPDAAAPTAPTDFIYAELDIADLQARMQSGELDSRRLTQAYLDRIAAIDKAGPQLNAVIELNSDALKEAALRDVERRANAVRGPLHGIPVLLKDNIDAVPMATSAGSLALKDFRPGEDAFLVRRLREAGAVILGKANLSEWANFRSMHSTSGWSGRGGQTRNPYALDRNPCGSSSGSAVAVSANLAAVSVGTETDGSILCPAAINGVVGLKPTVGLVSRQGILPISHSQDTAGPIARSVADAALLLAALAGRDPEDAATMQATWNTTLDYSARLTPGALKGARIGVLRSKAAIHPDAAAALESAIEVMREAGATVVDAEIPTDGQWNADELELMLYEFKHGAERYLAERNAPLTTLTQLIGYNEQYRLSEMPYFGQDLFERANAKGGLGEAAYIAARSRARRLAGPEGIDAALKAQQLDILVAPTTGPAWLTDHKAGDHFPGAGYGAAAVAGYPSLTIPMGHSDGLPLGIVFMGPAWSEARLIALGYDYEQRTRARKPPEYWPSLPPRATRR, from the coding sequence ATGCGCCGATCCCTGCTGCCGCTTGGCCTGATGCTCGCCCTGGCAGCCTGCCAGCCGGCGACGACACCGGATGCAGCGGCACCGACCGCGCCCACCGATTTCATCTATGCCGAACTGGATATCGCCGACCTGCAAGCACGCATGCAGTCCGGCGAACTGGACAGCCGCCGCCTGACCCAGGCCTACCTGGACCGCATCGCCGCCATCGACAAGGCGGGGCCGCAGTTGAACGCCGTGATCGAACTCAACTCCGACGCGTTGAAGGAAGCCGCCCTGCGCGATGTGGAGCGCCGCGCGAATGCGGTGCGCGGACCGCTGCACGGCATCCCCGTGCTGCTGAAGGACAACATCGATGCAGTGCCGATGGCCACCTCCGCTGGCTCGCTGGCATTGAAGGATTTCCGCCCGGGCGAAGATGCCTTCCTGGTCCGCCGCCTGCGCGAAGCGGGCGCCGTCATCCTCGGCAAGGCCAACCTGAGCGAATGGGCCAACTTCCGCTCGATGCATTCCACGTCGGGCTGGAGCGGGCGCGGCGGCCAGACCCGCAACCCCTACGCCTTGGACCGCAATCCATGCGGCTCGAGCTCGGGCAGCGCGGTGGCGGTATCGGCCAACCTGGCGGCGGTCAGCGTGGGCACCGAAACCGATGGCAGCATTCTCTGCCCGGCAGCGATCAATGGCGTCGTGGGCCTGAAACCGACGGTCGGCCTGGTCAGTCGGCAGGGCATCCTGCCGATCTCGCACAGTCAGGACACCGCCGGCCCCATCGCCCGCAGCGTTGCGGACGCCGCCCTCCTGTTGGCCGCGCTTGCAGGCCGGGATCCGGAAGACGCCGCCACGATGCAGGCCACCTGGAACACCACACTGGATTACAGCGCACGCCTCACACCTGGCGCGCTCAAGGGGGCGCGCATCGGCGTGCTGCGCAGCAAGGCCGCGATCCATCCCGATGCCGCAGCGGCGCTGGAAAGCGCCATCGAGGTGATGCGCGAAGCCGGCGCTACCGTGGTCGATGCGGAGATTCCCACCGACGGGCAGTGGAACGCGGACGAACTGGAACTGATGCTCTACGAGTTCAAGCACGGCGCGGAGCGCTACCTCGCCGAACGCAACGCGCCGTTGACCACGCTGACCCAACTGATCGGCTACAACGAGCAATACCGGTTGTCCGAGATGCCCTATTTCGGCCAGGACCTGTTCGAACGGGCCAACGCCAAGGGCGGGCTTGGCGAAGCCGCCTACATTGCCGCCCGCAGTCGCGCACGGCGGCTGGCGGGACCGGAAGGCATCGACGCCGCGCTCAAGGCGCAGCAACTGGATATCCTGGTGGCGCCCACCACCGGGCCCGCATGGTTGACCGACCACAAGGCCGGCGATCATTTCCCGGGTGCCGGCTACGGGGCTGCCGCAGTGGCGGGCTATCCCAGCCTCACCATTCCCATGGGCCACAGCGACGGCTTGCCGCTGGGGATCGTATTCATGGGCCCGGCGTGGAGCGAAGCGCGCCTGATTGCCCTGGGGTACGACTACGAGCAGCGCACGCGGGCCCGCAAGCCACCGGAATACTGGCCCTCGCTGCCGCCCCGCGCGACACGTCGCTGA
- the rpoA gene encoding DNA-directed RNA polymerase subunit alpha, with amino-acid sequence MTGITQQVLRPRGPQIERLSGNRAKVVIEPLERGYGHTLGNALRRVLLSSIPGFAITEVEIDGVLHEYSTIEGMQEDVLEVLLNLKDVAIRIHSGDSSTLSLAKQGPGVVTAGDIKTDHNVEILNPELVICNLTKDTALNMRLKIERGFGYQPAAARRRPDEETRAIGRLVLDASFSPVRRVAYAVEAARVEQRTDLDKLVLDIETNGTIDAEEAVRTAADILSDQLSVFGDFTHRDRGAPKQAASGVDPVLLRPIDDLELTVRSANCLKAESIYYIGDLIQKTEVELLKTPNLGKKSLTEIKEVLAQRGLSLGMKLENWPPAGVAQHGMLG; translated from the coding sequence ATGACGGGTATTACTCAGCAAGTGCTGCGCCCCCGCGGCCCGCAGATCGAGCGCCTGAGCGGCAATCGCGCGAAAGTGGTCATCGAGCCGCTGGAGCGTGGTTACGGTCATACGCTCGGCAATGCGTTGCGCCGCGTGCTGCTGTCGTCGATTCCCGGCTTCGCGATCACCGAAGTCGAGATCGATGGCGTGCTGCACGAATACAGCACCATCGAAGGCATGCAGGAAGACGTGCTGGAAGTGCTGTTGAACCTGAAGGATGTGGCCATCCGCATCCACAGCGGCGACTCGTCCACGCTCAGCCTGGCCAAGCAGGGCCCGGGCGTGGTCACCGCCGGCGACATCAAGACCGACCACAACGTCGAGATCCTCAATCCGGAACTGGTCATCTGCAACCTGACCAAGGACACGGCGCTGAACATGCGCCTGAAGATCGAGCGTGGTTTCGGTTACCAGCCGGCCGCCGCGCGCCGTCGTCCGGATGAAGAAACCCGTGCGATCGGTCGCCTGGTGCTGGACGCCTCGTTCTCGCCGGTCCGTCGCGTCGCGTACGCGGTGGAAGCCGCGCGCGTCGAGCAGCGCACCGACCTGGACAAGCTGGTCCTGGACATCGAAACCAACGGCACGATCGATGCCGAGGAAGCCGTGCGCACCGCCGCCGACATCCTCAGCGACCAGCTGTCGGTGTTCGGCGACTTCACGCACCGCGACCGCGGCGCGCCGAAGCAGGCGGCCAGCGGCGTGGACCCGGTGCTGCTGCGCCCGATCGACGATCTGGAGCTGACGGTGCGTTCGGCCAACTGCCTGAAGGCCGAGAGCATCTACTACATCGGCGACCTGATCCAGAAGACGGAAGTCGAACTGCTCAAGACCCCGAACCTCGGCAAGAAGTCGCTGACCGAGATCAAGGAAGTCTTGGCGCAGCGCGGCCTGTCCCTGGGCATGAAGCTGGAGAACTGGCCGCCGGCCGGTGTCGCCCAGCACGGCATGCTCGGCTGA
- a CDS encoding EAL domain-containing protein, protein MESGADRVSELRAFSGSGSTARRRQRNLNSLAWGVLVIACLLSLWSGTTAWQQARDHAHARFDARADAVATAVSTHMNAYEDTVRAAAAVLEGRQDIEQDSFYAFVEKLQVPTRQSGVHGLGFARHVRMEEREAYVAGQRARYGDAFAIHPAGDRSEYVVIDLLYPDTPGMRPLLGKDVMAEPVRRGAIESARDTGELAAAPLVALGDASKGNTGLPGFLLYAPVYADSVAARSGVEARRTLLRGFATAGFGWQRVMEDAVGRTDGDEFDLQLLALDHGDEPIFQTRAMRERYGEAWQPAFTAQRDLHLLGNEWRLVLHSPPLHEALPGQASILLLTLCGIGLGLLLFLLLHNLARTERRSRALLDAVADHLPALIAYIGGDGRYGFANRACRAWSGTQEGWSERYVEDVHATDPEFLASLTRAMQSCTPDHWIAWDADLGQPPRPVHLYLVPDVEPGSKIVGWYLMGNDVSEQRQAHRELAMARDHLKRVTDRLPALIAQFDTQHRLVFRNRAFAEQVRWRMPPQAGVHMRDLFGEDAYLRRMPQIDAALAGRDGEFESSFATVDGTRSMHSFYTPDIDETGRVCGFFVMAIDITEKARLEHALHNANELAEVTLTAISEAVITVDVENRVTYMNPAAESLCAWSLEQALGQPLERIAPLALVETQDAPDEGPHPPGQPGDLQVLRQDGSRMLVERSLSAIRDRDERLVGTVMVLRDITESRAWSSRMTYLAHHDALTGLPNRLQLNERLNQAITHATNHGNGIAVLFLDLDLFKHVNDALGHHTGDELLQQVARRIQRNIGNLGTVYRTGGDEFVVLLPNVAARDNVLQVADRLLALGGTPYTVASHELHQAFSIGISLFPEDGYDAGTLMMRADAAMYLAKRNGRNATRFYTRELASSVDARIELENSLRRSLRNGDLSLHYQPQIDRISGRIVGVEGLARWQRGDRLMMPGEFLPIAEETNLIVDIDQWAIRAACRQNRIWQQSGLPPIRVSVNIAAANFDTDDLVDTVVDALTDSGLAAEFLELEVTETTLMRDVQRTDRTLRALKALGVRIAIDDFGTGFSSLSYLGNYGFNVLKIDQSFVRDVAEPNQAAITRAIISLAAQLQCRTIAEGVETPEQAAWLAANGCDELQGNYFSKPVPAAEFARLYARGKTWHIPQVAPAIHAHWS, encoded by the coding sequence GTGGAGTCAGGCGCGGACCGGGTATCGGAGCTGCGGGCGTTCAGTGGATCGGGATCCACGGCCCGCAGGCGGCAGCGCAACCTGAATTCGCTGGCATGGGGCGTGCTTGTCATCGCCTGCCTGCTCTCGCTGTGGTCCGGGACGACGGCGTGGCAGCAGGCACGCGACCATGCGCACGCCCGGTTCGATGCGCGGGCAGACGCTGTCGCCACCGCCGTATCCACCCACATGAACGCCTACGAAGACACCGTGCGCGCGGCGGCCGCCGTGCTGGAGGGGCGGCAGGACATCGAGCAGGACAGCTTCTATGCCTTTGTCGAGAAGCTGCAGGTGCCCACGCGGCAGTCGGGCGTGCATGGACTCGGCTTCGCACGCCACGTGCGGATGGAAGAACGCGAGGCCTACGTCGCCGGTCAGCGCGCGCGCTATGGGGACGCGTTTGCGATCCACCCCGCCGGCGATCGCAGCGAATACGTCGTCATCGACCTGCTGTATCCGGATACGCCGGGCATGCGTCCCCTGTTGGGCAAGGACGTGATGGCGGAACCCGTGCGCCGTGGCGCCATCGAATCCGCCCGCGACACCGGCGAACTGGCGGCTGCCCCGCTGGTTGCACTGGGCGACGCCTCCAAAGGCAACACCGGACTGCCCGGCTTCCTGCTGTATGCGCCGGTCTATGCGGATTCTGTCGCCGCACGCAGTGGCGTGGAGGCGCGCCGCACGCTGCTGCGCGGCTTCGCCACCGCCGGCTTCGGCTGGCAGCGGGTCATGGAGGACGCCGTCGGTCGAACCGACGGGGACGAGTTCGATCTGCAACTCCTTGCACTGGACCATGGCGACGAACCGATCTTCCAGACGCGCGCGATGAGGGAGCGCTACGGTGAGGCGTGGCAACCTGCCTTCACCGCCCAGCGTGATCTCCATCTGCTGGGCAACGAATGGCGCCTGGTCCTGCATTCGCCGCCGCTGCACGAGGCGCTGCCCGGGCAGGCATCCATCCTGCTGCTGACCCTGTGCGGGATAGGCCTGGGCCTGCTGCTCTTCCTGCTGCTGCACAATCTCGCGCGCACCGAGCGCCGCAGCCGGGCGCTGCTGGACGCGGTCGCCGACCACCTGCCTGCACTGATCGCCTACATCGGCGGCGACGGCCGCTACGGCTTCGCCAATCGCGCATGCCGCGCCTGGTCGGGCACGCAGGAAGGGTGGAGCGAACGGTACGTGGAAGACGTGCACGCGACCGATCCCGAATTCCTCGCGTCGCTCACGCGCGCCATGCAGAGCTGCACGCCAGACCACTGGATCGCGTGGGACGCGGACCTGGGACAACCCCCGCGCCCGGTGCACCTGTACCTGGTACCCGACGTCGAGCCCGGCTCGAAGATCGTCGGCTGGTACCTGATGGGCAATGACGTCAGCGAGCAGCGCCAGGCGCATCGCGAGCTGGCGATGGCGCGCGATCACCTGAAACGCGTCACCGATCGCCTGCCAGCGCTGATCGCGCAGTTCGATACGCAGCATCGCCTCGTCTTCCGCAACCGTGCGTTTGCCGAACAGGTCCGCTGGCGGATGCCGCCACAGGCCGGCGTGCACATGCGGGATCTCTTCGGTGAGGATGCGTACCTGCGACGGATGCCACAGATCGATGCCGCGCTGGCCGGGCGCGATGGCGAGTTCGAAAGCAGTTTCGCCACCGTCGATGGCACGCGCAGCATGCACAGCTTCTACACGCCGGACATCGACGAGACCGGCAGGGTGTGCGGCTTCTTCGTCATGGCCATCGACATCACCGAGAAGGCGCGGCTCGAGCATGCGCTGCACAACGCAAACGAGTTGGCCGAGGTGACGCTGACCGCCATCAGCGAGGCCGTCATCACGGTCGATGTCGAGAACCGGGTGACCTACATGAATCCAGCGGCAGAATCCCTCTGCGCATGGAGCCTGGAACAGGCGTTGGGCCAGCCACTGGAACGCATCGCTCCGTTGGCGCTGGTGGAGACGCAGGATGCGCCCGATGAAGGACCGCACCCGCCGGGCCAGCCCGGCGACCTGCAGGTGCTGCGCCAGGACGGCAGCCGCATGCTGGTCGAACGCTCGCTGTCCGCCATCCGCGACCGCGACGAGCGGCTGGTAGGCACCGTCATGGTATTGCGCGACATCACCGAATCCCGTGCGTGGAGTTCGCGCATGACCTACCTCGCCCACCATGATGCGCTGACCGGCCTGCCGAACCGACTGCAGCTCAACGAACGACTGAACCAGGCGATCACGCATGCGACCAACCACGGCAACGGCATTGCCGTGCTGTTCCTCGACCTGGACCTCTTCAAGCACGTCAACGACGCACTCGGGCATCACACGGGCGATGAACTGCTGCAGCAGGTTGCCCGTCGCATCCAGCGCAACATCGGCAACCTCGGCACGGTGTATCGCACCGGTGGCGACGAGTTCGTGGTGCTGCTGCCCAACGTCGCGGCCAGGGACAACGTGCTGCAGGTCGCCGACCGTCTGCTCGCACTCGGCGGCACGCCCTACACCGTGGCCTCGCACGAACTGCACCAGGCCTTCAGTATCGGCATCAGCCTGTTCCCGGAAGATGGCTACGACGCCGGCACCCTGATGATGCGCGCCGATGCGGCCATGTATCTGGCCAAGCGCAACGGCCGCAACGCCACCCGCTTCTATACGCGCGAGCTGGCGTCCAGCGTGGATGCGCGCATCGAACTGGAAAACAGCCTGCGCCGCAGCCTGCGCAATGGCGATCTTTCCCTGCACTACCAACCACAGATCGACCGCATCAGCGGCCGCATCGTGGGCGTGGAAGGACTCGCGCGCTGGCAGCGCGGCGACCGGCTCATGATGCCCGGCGAATTCCTGCCGATCGCCGAAGAGACCAACCTGATCGTCGACATCGACCAATGGGCCATCCGCGCCGCATGTCGGCAGAACCGTATCTGGCAGCAATCCGGGCTACCGCCCATCCGCGTGTCGGTCAACATCGCCGCCGCCAATTTCGATACCGATGACCTCGTCGATACCGTGGTCGACGCACTGACGGATAGCGGTCTGGCTGCGGAATTCCTCGAACTGGAAGTCACCGAAACCACGCTGATGCGCGATGTGCAGCGGACGGACCGCACCCTGCGCGCGCTGAAGGCGCTGGGCGTGCGCATTGCCATCGACGACTTCGGCACCGGCTTCTCGAGTCTGAGCTACCTGGGCAACTACGGTTTCAATGTACTGAAGATCGATCAGTCGTTCGTCCGCGACGTGGCGGAACCCAACCAGGCCGCGATCACGCGCGCCATCATCAGCCTGGCCGCGCAACTGCAGTGCCGCACGATCGCCGAGGGTGTTGAAACGCCGGAACAAGCCGCATGGCTGGCAGCCAACGGTTGCGATGAACTGCAGGGCAACTACTTCAGCAAGCCGGTGCCCGCGGCGGAATTCGCACGCTTGTACGCGCGCGGCAAGACATGGCACATCCCGCAGGTGGCCCCCGCCATCCACGCACACTGGTCGTGA
- a CDS encoding 3-deoxy-7-phosphoheptulonate synthase class II: protein MNPTDRNLRAVQLPAQWAPDSWRARPAVQLPTYPDAGALEAAVGELKQLPPLVTSWEIFSLKKQLAEAQEGKRFLLQGGDCAESFSDCESGLISNRLKVLLQMSLVLVHGLRLPVVRVGRFAGQYAKPRSADMETRDGVTLPSYRGDLVNAPEFTAEARLPDPRRMIKAHARSAMTMNFVRALIDGGFADLHHPEYWNLNWVGYSPLANEYQHMVTSIGDAVKFMETLSGAEVHNLNRIDFYTSHEALLLPYEEALTREVPRQWGWFNLSTHYPWIGMRTAAVDGAHVEYLRGVRNPIAIKVGPSVTSDQLLRLIDVLNPEDEAGRLTFIHRMGAAQIADKLPPLLDAVRRDGRRVLWVCDPMHGNTESTSNGFKTRRFDNVRGEVEQSFDLHAAAGTRLGGVHLELTGEDVTECTGGARELTDVDLERAYRSTVDPRLNYEQSLEIAMCIVRKQNQVAAPAVR, encoded by the coding sequence ATGAATCCCACCGACCGCAATCTTCGTGCCGTTCAGTTGCCCGCCCAGTGGGCGCCGGACAGCTGGCGCGCGCGGCCGGCCGTGCAGCTGCCGACCTATCCCGATGCCGGCGCCCTGGAAGCCGCGGTCGGCGAATTGAAGCAGCTGCCGCCGCTGGTGACGTCATGGGAGATCTTCTCGCTGAAGAAGCAGCTGGCCGAAGCGCAGGAAGGCAAGCGCTTCCTGCTGCAGGGCGGCGACTGCGCGGAGAGCTTCAGCGACTGCGAATCCGGCCTGATCTCCAACCGGCTGAAGGTCCTGCTGCAGATGAGCCTGGTACTGGTGCATGGCTTGCGCCTGCCGGTGGTACGCGTGGGCCGCTTTGCGGGCCAGTACGCCAAGCCGCGTTCGGCCGACATGGAAACGCGCGATGGCGTCACGCTGCCCAGCTACCGCGGAGACCTGGTGAACGCGCCGGAGTTCACTGCGGAAGCGCGGTTGCCGGATCCGCGCAGGATGATCAAGGCGCATGCGCGCTCGGCGATGACGATGAACTTCGTGCGCGCGCTCATCGATGGTGGCTTCGCCGACCTGCATCATCCGGAGTACTGGAATCTCAACTGGGTGGGCTACTCGCCGCTGGCGAACGAATACCAGCACATGGTCACCTCGATCGGTGATGCGGTGAAGTTCATGGAGACGCTGTCCGGCGCGGAAGTGCACAACCTCAACCGCATCGATTTCTACACCTCGCACGAGGCATTGCTGCTTCCGTACGAAGAAGCGTTGACGCGCGAGGTGCCGCGCCAGTGGGGCTGGTTCAATCTCAGTACGCACTATCCCTGGATCGGGATGCGGACGGCGGCGGTGGATGGCGCGCACGTGGAATACCTGCGCGGCGTGCGCAATCCGATCGCGATCAAGGTCGGTCCGTCGGTCACGTCCGACCAGTTGCTGCGCCTGATCGACGTACTGAACCCGGAAGACGAAGCGGGCCGCCTGACCTTCATCCATCGCATGGGCGCTGCGCAGATCGCGGACAAGCTGCCGCCGCTGCTGGATGCCGTCCGTCGTGACGGACGCCGCGTGCTGTGGGTGTGCGATCCGATGCACGGCAATACCGAAAGCACCAGCAACGGATTCAAGACGCGTCGCTTCGACAACGTGCGTGGCGAGGTGGAACAGTCGTTCGACCTGCATGCGGCGGCCGGTACGCGCCTGGGCGGCGTGCATCTGGAACTGACCGGTGAGGACGTCACCGAATGCACCGGGGGGGCGCGGGAACTCACGGACGTGGATCTGGAGCGCGCCTATCGTTCCACTGTCGATCCGCGCCTGAATTACGAGCAGTCGCTGGAGATCGCCATGTGCATCGTGCGCAAGCAGAACCAGGTGGCGGCGCCAGCGGTACGGTAG
- the rpsK gene encoding 30S ribosomal protein S11 has product MAKPAAAKVKKKIKRVITDGVAHVHASFNNTIVTITDRQGNALSWATSGGAGFRGSRKSTPFAAQVAAEKAGRAALDYGVKSLEVRIKGPGPGRESAVRSLNNVGYKITNIIDVTPIPHNGCRPPKKRRV; this is encoded by the coding sequence ATGGCCAAGCCAGCTGCTGCCAAAGTCAAGAAGAAGATCAAGCGCGTCATCACCGACGGCGTCGCCCACGTCCACGCTTCTTTCAACAACACCATCGTCACCATCACCGACCGCCAGGGCAATGCGCTCTCGTGGGCGACGTCGGGTGGTGCCGGTTTCCGCGGTTCCCGCAAGTCCACGCCGTTCGCGGCGCAGGTCGCTGCCGAAAAGGCCGGCCGTGCAGCTCTGGACTACGGCGTGAAGTCGCTGGAAGTCCGCATCAAGGGCCCGGGTCCGGGTCGTGAGTCGGCCGTGCGTTCGTTGAACAACGTGGGCTACAAGATCACCAACATCATCGACGTGACGCCTATCCCGCACAACGGGTGCCGTCCGCCGAAAAAGCGTCGCGTCTAA
- the rpsD gene encoding 30S ribosomal protein S4, whose product MARYIGPTCKLARREGADLSLKSPARALDSKCKLEQKPGQHGATARKGKLSDYATQLREKQKVKRIYGLLERQFRNYYKKASTKKGNTGENLLQLLETRLDNVIYRMGFAVTRPAARQLVSHRGVLVNGKPVNLPSYQVKAGDAIALSEKAQKQLRVQESLTVAEQLDLNPSWVEVDAKKFSGVFKAVPARSDLPADINEALIVELYSK is encoded by the coding sequence ATGGCTCGTTATATCGGTCCTACCTGTAAGCTCGCGCGCCGTGAAGGCGCCGACCTGTCGCTCAAGAGCCCGGCCCGTGCGCTGGACTCCAAGTGCAAGCTGGAGCAGAAGCCCGGCCAGCACGGCGCGACCGCCCGCAAGGGCAAGCTGTCCGACTACGCCACCCAGCTGCGCGAGAAGCAGAAGGTCAAGCGTATCTACGGTCTGCTGGAGCGTCAGTTCCGCAACTACTACAAGAAGGCCTCGACCAAGAAGGGCAACACCGGCGAGAACCTGCTGCAGTTGCTCGAGACCCGTCTCGACAATGTCATCTACCGCATGGGCTTCGCCGTGACCCGTCCGGCCGCTCGCCAGCTGGTCTCGCACCGTGGCGTGCTGGTCAACGGCAAGCCGGTCAACCTGCCTTCGTACCAGGTCAAGGCCGGCGACGCGATCGCGCTGTCGGAGAAGGCCCAGAAGCAGCTCCGCGTGCAGGAGTCGCTGACGGTCGCCGAGCAGCTCGACCTGAACCCCTCGTGGGTCGAAGTCGATGCGAAGAAGTTCAGCGGCGTGTTCAAGGCGGTTCCAGCGCGTTCGGACCTGCCCGCCGACATCAACGAAGCGCTGATCGTCGAGTTGTACTCGAAGTAA
- the rplQ gene encoding 50S ribosomal protein L17, translating to MRHQKAGRKFNRTSAHREAMFRNMAASLIKHGLIKTTLPKAKELRRVAEPLITLGKIDGVANRRLAFSRLRDKEAVGTLFTTLGPRYQSRPGGYLRILKCGFRAGDNAPMAYVELVDRPEAAAE from the coding sequence ATGCGCCACCAGAAAGCCGGTCGCAAGTTCAACCGCACCAGCGCCCATCGCGAAGCGATGTTCCGCAACATGGCCGCCTCGCTCATCAAGCACGGTCTGATCAAGACCACCCTGCCGAAGGCCAAGGAACTGCGCCGCGTCGCGGAACCGCTCATCACCCTCGGCAAGATCGATGGCGTCGCCAACCGCCGCCTTGCCTTCTCGCGCCTGCGCGACAAGGAAGCCGTCGGCACCCTGTTCACCACCCTCGGCCCGCGCTACCAGTCGCGTCCGGGTGGCTACCTGCGCATCCTGAAGTGCGGCTTCCGCGCTGGCGACAATGCGCCGATGGCATACGTCGAGCTGGTCGACCGTCCGGAAGCGGCGGCTGAGTAA
- a CDS encoding disulfide bond formation protein B produces the protein MNPLRWSFRAQCFLGFAICAGLLGYALYVQFVHQLEPCPFCIFQRLAFAATGVLFLLGALHGPRRPTGRRVYGLLAFLGAATGIGIAGKHVWVQLYPPLMPSCGPGWDYMIENNTWLGVVQKVLSAKGDCSTIDWSFLGLTMPMWSLVWFVLLAVWALWIGFRPRKTSTFR, from the coding sequence ATGAATCCTCTCCGCTGGAGTTTCCGCGCGCAGTGCTTCCTGGGTTTCGCGATCTGTGCGGGGCTGCTCGGCTATGCCCTGTACGTGCAGTTCGTCCATCAATTGGAACCTTGCCCGTTCTGTATCTTCCAGCGGCTCGCCTTTGCGGCGACCGGCGTACTGTTCCTGCTGGGGGCGCTGCATGGTCCCCGCCGTCCGACGGGACGTCGTGTCTACGGGCTCCTGGCTTTCCTTGGTGCTGCCACCGGCATCGGGATCGCGGGCAAACACGTGTGGGTGCAGCTCTATCCACCGCTGATGCCGAGTTGCGGCCCCGGATGGGACTACATGATCGAGAACAACACCTGGCTCGGTGTCGTACAGAAAGTGCTCTCCGCCAAGGGCGACTGCAGCACCATCGACTGGAGCTTCCTCGGGCTCACAATGCCGATGTGGAGCCTGGTGTGGTTCGTCCTGCTCGCGGTCTGGGCGCTGTGGATCGGCTTCCGCCCCCGGAAAACCTCGACCTTTCGTTGA